A stretch of the Polyangiaceae bacterium genome encodes the following:
- a CDS encoding cation-translocating P-type ATPase, with amino-acid sequence MSERPSLSSIIAGITETFGPRKRRSWMGQTRAHVELRDLSSDELGRFSTALREAAARLPRIKWVEINPHTRRAVIEIERGAHELEELVELVHAAEQSAGVEKAAFSESAAEHPADAEPLHRLGLGAALDVIGFGVGAALRFSPLPASGIAASVAAASAVVRATPRLRQSLDQALGGKRADLTLSSVISLAQGAAQRPVASLVDLAHKAALLREARARQDTWEAREAELCSASYEHDLGRARVDPRPVPLPRGPIEEYADRAWIVSLGGFAVSFLTTRSVQHAVAALFGALPKPARLGRDVFAAELGRTLAARRVLVNDPDVLRRLDRIDCLVIQGDLVARDRFEVTEVVTVEGVSRRETRRRVLELFEPDHPVSVVRRESWVLGPPARLGLSLPLELETRARELSRRGELCLGLARDGRVEGLVALSMIPQTGIEELITAAHEAQMRVVIASNDEAVLQGLNVDDAIPFGDGLPSGIRRLQREGRSVMLVVTGRATGIGAADCAIGLVRAGEPPPWGAHLISSDDLSDVRFVLQACVTAKKVAKQSVNLALGAAGVGTLVSAGGVVSMTTRRVFAVVNTASLIAMANGLRNSASLERRALPPPRDRTPWHALDAQGVLAKLGTSETGLARAEAHSRRRPTPGDKPALLELSEAVTDELFNPLAPLLAAGAGLSAVVGSVADAGMVGGVVALNAVVGGVQRFRTERAIRRLASDTKRRARVLRGGELTDVDAAELVRGDVVLFSPGDVVPADCRIIGAESVEVDASSLTGESLPVRKGPAASFDPEVAERGSMLYEGTSIAAGRATAVVVATGDETEARRGSNTSRRDIATSGVELRLRSLINLTGPIALGAGAALITTGALRGRRLKEVVSSGVSLAVASVPEGLPLLATAAQLAAAERLSKRGALVRNARNIEALGRVDVLCVDKTGTLTEGRIELRRVSDGTWDEAADALGPAALRVLAAALRATPALEQSPAFDPLDASLHRAAAGYALRAAYGAEGWRSVSELPFEAGRGYHAVTGEGTSERFLSVKGAPEVVLPTCTRRMHDGTRVPLDEVTRNALAERASELARQGLRVLAVAERSVAEEDRLDPGRLVGLSFVGFIAFSDPVRSSARAALDQLRAAGVATMMITGDHPSTAEAVARELDLLTGKRVMTGAELAELSEDQLDARIGSISVFARLTPSQKVRIVRALQRAGHCVAMVGDGSNDAPAIRLANVGIAMGERSTSAARGAADVVITDERIETIVDAIVEGRAMWASVRDAVSILVGGNLGEIGFSVAAGLVDGRSPLNARQLLLVNMLTDVAPAMAIALRPPSKETLESLASEGPDASLGDALSRDIASRAIVTAAGAGAAFVVGRLTGSRERAATVGLLALVGTQLGQTVTSGGLSRPVLLTSALSAAVLAGVVQTPGVSHFFGCRPLGPVGWATAVGASAVATVAAAKYPEVIERVAQRLRLVQVLPREDSPRVERLPAS; translated from the coding sequence ATGTCCGAGCGTCCCTCACTCTCCAGCATCATCGCGGGCATCACCGAGACCTTCGGGCCCCGCAAGCGCCGCTCGTGGATGGGGCAGACGCGGGCGCACGTCGAGCTGCGCGACCTGAGCAGCGACGAGCTCGGGCGCTTCTCGACGGCGCTCAGGGAGGCGGCCGCGCGCTTGCCGCGGATCAAGTGGGTCGAGATCAACCCGCACACGCGCCGCGCCGTGATCGAGATCGAGCGTGGTGCGCACGAGCTCGAGGAGCTGGTGGAGCTGGTGCACGCGGCGGAGCAGAGCGCGGGCGTGGAGAAGGCCGCCTTCTCCGAGAGCGCCGCCGAGCACCCGGCGGACGCCGAGCCCCTGCACCGCCTGGGCCTCGGGGCGGCGCTCGACGTGATCGGTTTCGGTGTCGGAGCCGCGCTGCGTTTCTCGCCGTTGCCGGCCTCCGGCATCGCGGCCTCGGTCGCCGCGGCCTCCGCCGTGGTGCGCGCGACGCCGCGCCTGCGCCAGAGCCTGGATCAGGCCCTGGGAGGCAAGCGCGCGGATCTCACGCTGAGCAGCGTGATCTCCTTGGCCCAAGGCGCCGCCCAGCGCCCCGTGGCGTCGCTGGTCGATCTCGCGCACAAAGCTGCGCTCTTGCGCGAGGCGCGGGCGCGGCAGGACACCTGGGAGGCGCGAGAGGCCGAGCTCTGCTCCGCGTCCTACGAGCACGATCTGGGGCGGGCACGGGTCGATCCCCGACCAGTGCCGCTGCCCCGGGGGCCCATCGAGGAGTACGCCGATCGGGCCTGGATCGTCTCGCTGGGCGGATTCGCGGTGAGCTTCCTGACCACGCGCAGCGTGCAGCACGCCGTGGCCGCGCTGTTCGGCGCGCTGCCCAAGCCGGCGCGCCTGGGTCGCGACGTGTTCGCGGCGGAGCTCGGGCGCACGCTCGCGGCGCGTCGCGTGCTGGTGAACGACCCGGACGTGCTCCGCCGCCTCGACCGCATCGACTGCCTGGTCATCCAGGGCGACTTGGTCGCGCGCGATCGCTTCGAGGTGACCGAGGTGGTCACCGTGGAGGGAGTCTCTCGCCGTGAGACCCGGCGTCGCGTTCTGGAGCTGTTCGAGCCGGACCACCCGGTGAGCGTGGTGCGGCGCGAGAGCTGGGTGCTCGGGCCGCCGGCGCGCCTGGGCTTGTCGCTGCCGCTCGAGCTGGAGACCCGGGCACGGGAGCTCTCCCGGCGCGGCGAGCTCTGCCTGGGCCTGGCGAGGGACGGTCGCGTCGAGGGCCTGGTCGCGCTCTCGATGATCCCGCAGACCGGCATCGAGGAGCTGATCACCGCGGCACACGAGGCGCAGATGCGGGTGGTCATCGCCTCGAACGACGAGGCGGTGCTGCAAGGGCTGAACGTGGACGACGCCATCCCCTTCGGCGACGGCCTGCCGAGCGGGATCCGGCGCCTGCAGCGCGAGGGGCGCAGCGTGATGCTGGTGGTGACCGGCCGCGCCACGGGCATCGGGGCGGCCGACTGCGCCATCGGCCTGGTGCGCGCCGGCGAGCCGCCGCCATGGGGCGCGCACCTGATCTCGAGCGACGACCTGTCCGACGTGCGCTTCGTGCTCCAGGCCTGCGTGACCGCCAAGAAGGTGGCGAAGCAGAGCGTGAACCTGGCGCTCGGAGCCGCCGGCGTGGGCACGCTGGTCTCGGCGGGCGGAGTGGTGAGCATGACCACGCGCCGGGTGTTCGCCGTGGTGAACACCGCGTCGCTGATCGCGATGGCGAACGGTCTGCGCAACAGCGCGTCGCTCGAGCGGCGCGCGCTGCCGCCGCCCCGCGACCGCACGCCCTGGCACGCGCTGGACGCCCAGGGCGTCTTGGCGAAGCTCGGCACCAGCGAGACGGGGCTTGCGCGGGCGGAGGCGCACTCGCGCCGGCGCCCGACGCCGGGTGACAAACCCGCCCTGCTCGAGCTCTCGGAGGCGGTGACGGACGAGCTGTTCAACCCGCTGGCGCCGCTGCTCGCGGCCGGCGCCGGTCTCTCGGCGGTGGTGGGCTCGGTTGCGGACGCCGGCATGGTGGGCGGCGTCGTCGCTTTGAACGCCGTCGTCGGCGGCGTGCAGCGCTTCCGCACCGAGCGCGCGATTCGCCGCCTGGCCAGCGACACGAAGCGTCGCGCGCGCGTGCTCCGCGGCGGCGAGCTCACGGACGTCGATGCCGCCGAGCTGGTGCGCGGGGACGTGGTGCTGTTCTCGCCGGGCGACGTGGTGCCCGCGGACTGCCGCATCATCGGCGCGGAGAGCGTCGAGGTGGACGCCTCGAGCCTCACCGGCGAGTCGTTGCCGGTCCGCAAAGGCCCCGCGGCGTCCTTCGATCCGGAGGTGGCCGAGCGCGGCAGCATGCTCTACGAGGGCACCAGCATCGCGGCGGGTCGCGCCACCGCCGTGGTGGTCGCCACCGGGGACGAGACCGAGGCGCGCCGCGGCTCGAACACCTCGCGACGGGACATCGCCACGAGCGGCGTCGAGCTCCGGCTGCGCTCGCTGATCAACCTCACCGGTCCCATCGCGCTCGGGGCGGGCGCCGCGCTGATCACCACAGGGGCGCTGCGCGGTCGGCGTTTGAAGGAAGTGGTGAGCTCCGGCGTGAGCCTCGCCGTGGCCTCGGTGCCGGAGGGCCTGCCGCTGCTCGCCACCGCGGCTCAGCTCGCCGCGGCGGAGCGCCTGAGCAAGCGCGGCGCGCTGGTGCGCAACGCGCGCAACATCGAAGCCCTCGGCCGCGTGGACGTGCTCTGCGTGGACAAGACCGGCACGCTCACCGAAGGGCGCATCGAGCTCCGGCGCGTCTCCGACGGTACGTGGGACGAAGCCGCCGATGCGCTGGGTCCGGCGGCGCTCCGGGTGCTGGCGGCGGCGCTGCGCGCGACGCCGGCGCTGGAGCAGAGCCCGGCGTTCGATCCGCTCGACGCCTCGCTGCACCGCGCGGCTGCCGGCTACGCCCTGCGGGCCGCCTACGGCGCGGAGGGCTGGCGCTCGGTGAGCGAGCTGCCCTTCGAGGCGGGGCGCGGCTACCACGCCGTGACCGGCGAGGGGACGAGCGAGCGCTTCCTGAGCGTGAAGGGCGCACCGGAGGTCGTGTTGCCGACGTGTACGCGGCGGATGCACGACGGCACCCGTGTCCCCCTCGACGAGGTCACCCGCAACGCGCTCGCGGAGCGGGCGTCCGAGCTGGCGCGTCAGGGCCTCCGGGTGCTGGCGGTCGCCGAGCGCAGCGTGGCCGAAGAAGACCGCCTCGATCCGGGTCGCCTGGTCGGGCTCTCGTTCGTCGGCTTCATCGCCTTCAGCGACCCGGTGCGCTCCTCGGCGCGCGCCGCCCTCGATCAGCTCCGCGCCGCCGGCGTGGCGACCATGATGATCACCGGGGACCACCCGAGCACCGCGGAGGCCGTGGCCCGTGAGCTCGACCTCTTGACCGGCAAGCGTGTGATGACCGGTGCGGAGCTGGCGGAGCTGTCGGAGGACCAGCTCGACGCGCGCATCGGCAGCATCAGCGTGTTCGCCCGGCTCACGCCCTCGCAGAAGGTGCGCATCGTGCGCGCCTTGCAGCGCGCGGGTCACTGCGTGGCCATGGTCGGTGACGGCTCCAACGACGCGCCCGCCATCCGCCTGGCGAACGTCGGCATCGCGATGGGCGAGCGCAGCACCAGCGCGGCGCGCGGCGCGGCGGACGTGGTGATCACCGACGAGCGCATCGAGACCATCGTGGACGCCATCGTCGAGGGCCGCGCCATGTGGGCGAGCGTGCGCGACGCGGTGTCGATCTTGGTCGGGGGGAACCTGGGCGAGATTGGCTTCTCCGTCGCGGCGGGCCTGGTGGACGGGCGCTCGCCGCTGAACGCCCGGCAGCTCTTGCTCGTCAACATGCTGACCGACGTGGCGCCGGCGATGGCCATCGCCCTCAGGCCTCCCTCCAAGGAGACGCTGGAGTCGCTGGCCAGCGAAGGGCCGGACGCTTCGCTCGGTGACGCGCTCAGCCGCGACATCGCGTCCCGTGCCATCGTCACCGCGGCCGGGGCAGGCGCGGCGTTCGTGGTCGGACGCCTCACCGGGAGCCGCGAGCGTGCCGCGACCGTCGGGCTGCTGGCGCTGGTGGGCACACAGCTTGGTCAGACGGTGACCTCCGGCGGGCTGAGCCGCCCCGTGCTACTGACCAGCGCGCTCTCCGCCGCGGTGCTCGCCGGCGTGGTGCAGACCCCGGGGGTCAGCCACTTCTTCGGTTGCCGGCCGCTGGGTCCGGTGGGCTGGGCGACCGCCGTCGGCGCGTCCGCAGTCGCCACGGTCGCGGCGGCGAAGTACCCGGAAGTGATCGAGAGGGTCGCGCAGCGGCTGCGCCTGGTGCAGGTGCTGCCCCGCGAGGACTCGCCGCGCGTCGAGCGCCTGCCGGCGTCCTGA
- a CDS encoding acetoacetate decarboxylase family protein produces MSDSPSYPPPPWETYGFGVMCPYLVRVSEVELPPGLEPVAAAGRTLGMFGYIEYRPPSPLVYAELLWMPATVRFRASDGKTSQGYFVSRMYVDHEGSLAAGRELWALPKTLARFERRAGGVEVEADDGTRLSFDYRGLGPALWLKSRVATLQRGEGGVVRFRSDFAGLVRPARTRVSAFASSHPGWAAFPHARRALGLGSLLERFESTMHAPLLLG; encoded by the coding sequence GTGAGTGACTCGCCAAGTTATCCCCCGCCGCCCTGGGAGACCTACGGCTTCGGGGTGATGTGCCCGTACCTCGTGCGGGTGAGCGAGGTCGAGCTGCCCCCCGGGCTCGAGCCGGTGGCCGCCGCCGGGCGCACGCTCGGCATGTTCGGCTACATCGAGTACCGGCCGCCGTCGCCCTTGGTCTACGCCGAGCTCTTGTGGATGCCGGCCACGGTGCGGTTCCGGGCCAGCGACGGCAAGACGAGCCAGGGCTACTTCGTCTCACGCATGTACGTGGACCACGAAGGCTCGCTGGCGGCGGGGCGCGAGCTCTGGGCTTTGCCCAAGACGTTGGCTCGCTTCGAGCGGCGCGCGGGCGGCGTCGAGGTCGAGGCCGACGACGGCACGCGTCTCAGCTTCGACTACCGCGGCCTCGGCCCCGCGCTTTGGCTCAAGAGCCGGGTAGCGACGCTGCAGCGCGGCGAGGGCGGCGTGGTGCGCTTCCGCTCGGACTTCGCCGGGCTGGTGCGCCCGGCGCGCACGCGGGTCAGCGCCTTCGCGAGCTCGCACCCGGGATGGGCGGCGTTCCCACACGCGCGCCGCGCGTTGGGCCTCGGCAGCTTGCTCGAGCGCTTCGAGAGCACGATGCACGCGCCGCTTCTCCTCGGCTAG
- a CDS encoding aldehyde dehydrogenase family protein, translating to MAIATSPAAPATFAAPPAKSDKEIAETVQKLRATFESGVTRPAEWRLNQLRQLYRMIEDEEPRILSALTSDLGKCAAEGWIGETGFVMNELKLQLTHLKRWMRPRAVKAPMTVQPAKAKLYPEPLGVALVISPWNYPFQLAISPLAGALAAGNCVVVKPSEVAPATSAIMAELVHKYVDRSAVAVIEGGIPETTALLAQRFDHIFYTGNGTVGRIVMEAAAKNLTPVVLELGGKSPCIIDRDVNLDVAARRIAWGKFFNAGQTCVAPDYVLVHESVEKPFLDKLASIVREFYGDDPQKSPDYARVVNARHHKRLSALLDSGKVFIGGKTDVDDRYIAPTVLTGVSPSSPVMQEEIFGPILPVLTISSLDEAVRFVNDRDKPLALYVFSNDADRAQTVIEGTSSGGACVNDCIVHLAPHELPFGGVGPSGMGAYHGKASFDCFTHLKGVLHKPFYLDAPLRYPPYTDDKMKWVKRLS from the coding sequence ATGGCCATAGCGACCTCGCCCGCAGCCCCCGCCACCTTCGCCGCTCCGCCCGCCAAGTCGGACAAGGAGATCGCCGAGACGGTGCAGAAGCTCCGCGCCACCTTCGAGTCCGGCGTCACGCGCCCCGCCGAGTGGCGGCTGAACCAGCTGCGCCAGCTCTACCGCATGATCGAGGACGAGGAGCCCAGGATCCTCTCCGCTCTGACCAGCGATCTGGGCAAGTGCGCGGCGGAGGGCTGGATCGGCGAGACCGGCTTCGTGATGAACGAGCTCAAGCTCCAGCTCACGCACCTGAAGCGCTGGATGCGTCCGCGCGCGGTGAAGGCACCGATGACCGTGCAGCCCGCCAAGGCCAAGCTCTACCCGGAGCCGCTGGGTGTGGCGCTGGTGATCTCGCCCTGGAACTACCCGTTCCAGCTCGCCATCTCGCCGCTGGCCGGCGCGCTCGCCGCGGGCAACTGCGTGGTGGTGAAGCCCAGCGAGGTCGCGCCCGCTACCAGCGCCATCATGGCCGAGCTCGTCCACAAATACGTGGACCGCAGCGCCGTCGCGGTGATCGAAGGGGGCATCCCGGAGACGACGGCCCTGCTCGCGCAGCGCTTCGACCACATCTTCTACACCGGCAACGGCACGGTCGGCCGCATCGTGATGGAGGCGGCGGCCAAGAACCTCACGCCGGTGGTGCTCGAGCTGGGCGGCAAGAGCCCCTGCATCATCGACCGCGACGTGAACCTGGACGTGGCGGCGCGCCGCATCGCCTGGGGGAAGTTCTTCAACGCCGGGCAGACCTGCGTGGCGCCGGACTACGTGCTGGTCCACGAGTCGGTCGAGAAGCCGTTCCTGGACAAGCTGGCGTCGATCGTGCGCGAGTTCTACGGCGACGACCCGCAGAAGAGCCCCGACTACGCCCGCGTCGTCAACGCCCGACACCACAAGCGCCTGAGCGCGCTGCTCGACAGCGGCAAGGTCTTCATCGGCGGAAAGACGGACGTGGACGATCGCTACATCGCGCCGACCGTGCTCACCGGCGTGAGCCCGTCGAGCCCGGTGATGCAGGAGGAGATCTTCGGCCCCATCCTGCCCGTGCTGACCATCTCCAGCCTGGACGAGGCCGTGCGCTTCGTGAACGACCGCGACAAGCCGCTGGCGCTCTACGTGTTCTCGAACGACGCCGATCGCGCGCAGACGGTCATCGAAGGCACCAGCTCCGGCGGCGCTTGCGTGAACGACTGCATCGTCCACCTGGCACCCCACGAGCTGCCTTTCGGCGGCGTGGGTCCGAGCGGCATGGGCGCGTACCACGGCAAGGCGAGCTTCGACTGCTTCACGCATTTGAAGGGCGTGTTGCACAAGCCGTTCTACCTGGATGCCCCGCTGCGCTACCCGCCTTACACCGACGACAAGATGAAGTGGGTCAAGCGCCTGTCGTGA
- the pip gene encoding prolyl aminopeptidase translates to MSAERRTLYPELEANQTGRLSVSDGHELYWEESGNPQGKPVVFLHGGPGAGTEPKQRRFFDPARYRIVLFDQRGSGKSTPHASLEDNTTWHLVSDIEALRAHLGIERWQVFGGSWGATLALAYAEKHPERVSELVLRGIFMLRQWELRWFYQEGASRMFPDAWEKYLAPIPEAERGDLIAAYHRRLTSPEREVRQEAARAWSIWEAATSFLYANLAHVAHAGEDEFSLAFSRIECHYFVNRGFFARESQLLDDAVKLRHLPTTIVHGRYDVVCPLENAWDLARVLPHANLRIVPDAGHSAFEPGIVHELVGATDAYAG, encoded by the coding sequence ATGAGCGCCGAGCGACGCACGCTCTACCCGGAGCTGGAAGCGAATCAAACCGGGCGGTTATCCGTCTCGGACGGACACGAGCTGTACTGGGAGGAGAGCGGCAACCCGCAGGGCAAGCCGGTGGTGTTCCTGCACGGCGGTCCCGGCGCTGGCACCGAGCCCAAGCAGCGGCGCTTCTTCGATCCGGCGCGTTACCGCATCGTGCTCTTCGACCAGCGCGGCTCCGGCAAGAGCACGCCCCACGCCAGCTTGGAGGACAACACGACCTGGCACCTGGTCTCGGACATCGAGGCCCTGCGCGCGCACCTGGGCATCGAGCGCTGGCAGGTGTTCGGAGGCTCATGGGGCGCGACGCTCGCGCTGGCGTATGCCGAGAAGCACCCGGAGCGGGTCAGCGAGCTGGTGCTGCGCGGCATCTTCATGCTGCGACAATGGGAGCTCCGCTGGTTCTACCAAGAGGGCGCGAGCCGCATGTTCCCGGACGCCTGGGAGAAGTACCTCGCGCCGATCCCCGAAGCCGAACGGGGCGATCTGATCGCCGCCTATCATCGACGGCTGACCAGCCCCGAGCGCGAGGTCCGTCAGGAGGCCGCCCGCGCCTGGAGCATCTGGGAGGCCGCGACCAGCTTCTTGTACGCGAACCTGGCTCACGTGGCGCACGCCGGCGAGGACGAGTTCAGCCTCGCCTTCAGTCGCATCGAGTGCCACTACTTCGTCAACCGCGGCTTCTTCGCCCGGGAGTCGCAGCTCCTGGACGACGCGGTGAAGCTCCGCCACCTCCCCACCACCATCGTGCACGGACGCTACGACGTGGTGTGCCCGCTGGAGAACGCCTGGGATCTCGCGCGGGTGCTGCCGCACGCGAACCTCCGCATCGTCCCGGACGCCGGCCACAGCGCGTTCGAGCCGGGCATCGTTCACGAGCTGGTCGGCGCGACGGACGCGTACGCCGGCTGA
- a CDS encoding SUMF1/EgtB/PvdO family nonheme iron enzyme, with the protein MNHRMAMMAPAFVALLLAACSKDKADSGITSEPIGDAESDAPSDAAKPEACPAGLPGPKLVKLAAPDGTGYCMDQREVTAGEYVTFAKAMAGKTGGQIEACAWNTRYEPKLIPPHDGQMVGMDGYCMAEEYDPVKYPDRAVACVDWCDAAAYCAWAGKRLCGKVGGGTATLAGINDPAQSEWTNACTQGGKTKYPWGDSYAPGTCVDPVKIQQQGEAAKDVTGTASSACHGALEGFAEVYDLVGSVQEWTAECESPGQNCSVHGDGSMSSPEVPMSCNAGSTHVTSTYFERGFRCCADLVSGK; encoded by the coding sequence ATGAACCATCGAATGGCAATGATGGCACCCGCGTTCGTGGCCCTGCTGCTCGCCGCTTGCAGCAAGGACAAGGCCGACAGCGGGATCACCTCCGAGCCGATCGGCGACGCAGAGAGCGATGCCCCGTCCGACGCCGCGAAGCCCGAAGCCTGTCCGGCCGGACTTCCCGGGCCGAAGCTGGTGAAGCTCGCGGCACCGGACGGAACCGGGTACTGCATGGACCAGCGGGAGGTGACGGCGGGGGAATACGTCACGTTCGCCAAGGCCATGGCCGGCAAGACCGGGGGCCAAATCGAGGCCTGCGCCTGGAACACCCGCTACGAACCCAAGCTAATTCCACCGCACGACGGGCAGATGGTCGGGATGGACGGGTACTGCATGGCGGAGGAGTACGACCCGGTGAAGTATCCGGATCGTGCGGTTGCGTGCGTGGACTGGTGCGACGCTGCGGCCTACTGCGCGTGGGCTGGCAAGCGGCTGTGCGGCAAGGTCGGCGGCGGGACCGCGACGCTGGCGGGGATCAACGACCCCGCCCAGAGCGAGTGGACGAACGCCTGCACGCAGGGCGGCAAGACGAAGTACCCCTGGGGTGACTCGTACGCACCGGGGACCTGCGTGGACCCTGTGAAGATCCAGCAGCAGGGCGAGGCCGCGAAGGACGTGACCGGCACGGCCTCGAGCGCGTGCCACGGTGCGCTCGAAGGGTTCGCCGAGGTTTACGACCTGGTCGGAAGCGTGCAGGAGTGGACCGCCGAGTGCGAGAGCCCGGGGCAGAACTGCTCGGTGCATGGAGACGGATCGATGAGCAGCCCCGAGGTCCCGATGTCCTGCAACGCCGGGAGTACCCACGTGACGAGCACCTACTTCGAAAGGGGGTTCCGCTGCTGCGCGGACCTCGTTTCGGGCAAGTGA
- a CDS encoding SseB family protein, with protein sequence MSAHDNGSGGDVLDPTDLTHWVQGARRGLRRDVVELVQRIEQGELFVPLAKQVPGATIGEQMALDDDLTIAPHLLEDDQGRLFSAMFTRPDILEPVAEQLGWRTDEGALEYCSLPAKVGLDLAQQIVDEESVMALIINAGHETELMLHRHEIASIAKGRALPLVGYVRDIPVQDFEKTLIAEADAPPPKAFLTALERCLEELGNIERYEVLSTFNADRDIEPHLTLSLRPKTRSIDFEQVTEQLIDALRDLVPPPGYVDIVFDRTPEPPLPSSA encoded by the coding sequence ATGTCGGCACATGACAACGGCAGCGGCGGGGACGTCCTGGACCCGACGGACCTCACCCATTGGGTGCAGGGCGCGCGCCGTGGGCTCCGCCGCGACGTGGTCGAGCTGGTGCAGCGCATCGAGCAAGGGGAGCTGTTCGTGCCCCTGGCCAAGCAGGTCCCCGGCGCGACCATCGGCGAGCAGATGGCGCTCGACGACGATCTGACCATCGCGCCCCACCTGCTCGAGGACGACCAGGGCCGGCTGTTCTCCGCGATGTTCACCCGGCCGGACATCCTGGAGCCGGTAGCGGAGCAGCTCGGCTGGCGCACCGACGAGGGCGCGCTCGAGTACTGCTCGCTGCCCGCCAAGGTGGGCCTCGACCTGGCTCAGCAGATCGTCGACGAAGAGAGCGTGATGGCGCTGATCATCAACGCCGGGCACGAGACGGAGCTGATGTTGCACCGCCACGAGATCGCGAGCATCGCCAAGGGCCGCGCCCTGCCGCTGGTCGGCTACGTGCGCGACATCCCCGTGCAAGACTTCGAGAAGACGCTGATCGCCGAGGCCGACGCGCCGCCGCCGAAGGCGTTCCTGACGGCGCTCGAGCGCTGCCTCGAGGAGCTGGGCAACATCGAGCGCTACGAGGTCCTCTCCACGTTCAACGCCGATCGCGACATCGAGCCCCACCTGACGTTGAGCCTCCGACCCAAGACGCGCAGCATCGACTTCGAGCAGGTCACCGAGCAGCTGATCGATGCACTGCGCGACCTGGTGCCGCCGCCGGGCTACGTGGACATCGTGTTCGACCGCACGCCGGAGCCCCCGCTCCCGTCCTCTGCATGA
- a CDS encoding 1-acyl-sn-glycerol-3-phosphate acyltransferase, which translates to MTRPDLLREAGDRLSRTERAQIRFVRGTFAPGRAERAIRWCQHHIGSTWIHHFTKHLRHVHGLERLPALDPVQSFILVSNHRSFFDLYVVTGDLVRRGLPHRIAFPVRSSFFYDSPAGLFVNGVMSFFAMYPPIFREKKQQALNVTSLDELVWLLQQGGLFAGLHPEGTRKKDDDPYSFLPAQPGVGKIIHAAKVPVIPVFVNGLINDLRRQVTSNYDGTGRPVFVVFGEPIDFSDLYQRRGSVRVYKSAADRCMQVIGGLGQEEKRLRAELEAAEG; encoded by the coding sequence ATGACCCGACCCGACCTGCTCCGCGAGGCGGGCGACCGGCTGAGCCGCACCGAGCGCGCGCAGATCCGCTTCGTCCGCGGGACGTTCGCGCCAGGGCGCGCCGAGCGGGCCATCCGCTGGTGCCAGCACCACATCGGCTCGACCTGGATCCACCATTTCACCAAGCACCTGCGCCACGTCCACGGCCTCGAGCGCCTGCCGGCCCTCGATCCCGTCCAGAGCTTCATTCTGGTGTCGAACCACCGGAGCTTCTTCGACCTCTACGTGGTGACCGGAGATCTGGTGCGGCGCGGGCTGCCGCACCGCATCGCGTTCCCGGTGCGGTCGAGCTTCTTCTACGACTCCCCCGCCGGCCTGTTCGTGAACGGCGTGATGAGCTTCTTCGCGATGTACCCGCCCATCTTCCGGGAGAAGAAGCAGCAGGCGCTCAACGTCACCAGCCTGGACGAGCTGGTGTGGCTGCTCCAGCAGGGCGGCCTGTTCGCCGGCCTGCACCCGGAGGGCACGCGCAAGAAGGACGACGACCCGTACTCGTTCCTGCCCGCTCAACCCGGCGTCGGCAAGATCATCCACGCCGCCAAGGTGCCGGTCATCCCGGTGTTCGTGAACGGCCTGATCAACGACCTCCGGCGCCAGGTCACCAGCAACTACGACGGCACCGGCCGCCCCGTGTTCGTGGTGTTCGGTGAGCCCATCGACTTCTCGGACCTGTACCAGCGGCGCGGCTCGGTTCGCGTCTACAAGTCGGCCGCCGACCGCTGCATGCAGGTCATCGGCGGCTTGGGTCAGGAAGAGAAGCGCCTGCGCGCGGAGCTCGAGGCGGCGGAGGGATAG